In the genome of Podospora pseudocomata strain CBS 415.72m chromosome 7, whole genome shotgun sequence, the window TAGTAGGACTGCCAGAGCTTGCGCAAAGAGTGCTGACCGCCGACGTCCCAGATCTTGAGGTACATGTCTGGGAGAATAATGGTGGAGACGTTTTGGCCGACGGTGGGGACGgttttgaggttgggggccggggcggaggcggcgccGTCGGGGTGGAAGATGGATTTTACTTGCTCGTGAAAGGTGGTCTTGCCTGCGttgtcgaggccgaggaggaggagggagtatTCTTTGGGTAAGGGTTAGCTAACAAGGTGATGCGAGGTGGGAATCTGGAGTGCACGAACCCTCCTTTGAGGTTGCGAGGCGGTAGAGGCCTTTGGCTAGGTGGTACATTTTGCCTCTTTCGTTTCCTGTGTTTTTGACGTCGACTCTTGTTTTAGTTTTGTCAGTTATGTCGTGTCGCGTATGCTGCACGCAAGGGTCTGGGGTTCGTGGCTGTCAACAGTTCatgtggaggggttgacaCAAGTCTGGGGAAAAGTTGGAGAACGCCCCCCAAGGGTCAGGGTTGTACGGGAAAGCATCTCTTAGCGTTTTCCCCTTCAACGGTCTGGGGTTCTTGGCATTAGATCCCCCTTACCTAACCCTTACCTAACCCTTAATATCGCTTCCCCAACTCCACCTTTCCCGGTCCCAATCGATATCACTTACATCACCAcacactcctcccccaaatctcaccctcaccttcactTTCGTCAACCGAACTATCCCTCCAAACACCCCAAACTAGAAAATGAACCACCGCATCACCACAACAGCCCTGCGCCTGAGACCATCCCCATTCTTCCTGACAAGACCCAGACTCCTcagcacaacaacccccaaaatgtccaacaacctccccaccccctcctcctgctaCGCAGACTTCTGcctcatccccatcggcACCCCCACGCCCTCGGTCGCAAAAGAAGTCGCCTCGGTCCAGTCCCTGATCAGGGACTCGGGCATAAAACACACAATGCACTCCGCC includes:
- the ECM15 gene encoding UPF0045 protein M15 (COG:S; EggNog:ENOG503P47H), producing the protein MNHRITTTALRLRPSPFFLTRPRLLSTTTPKMSNNLPTPSSCYADFCLIPIGTPTPSVAKEVASVQSLIRDSGIKHTMHSAGTTLEGSWDDVFRVIGQAHSLVHQSGIVRVQTSLRVGTRTDKKQTAEEKVKRVEDILAAGKE